One Aphidius gifuensis isolate YNYX2018 linkage group LG5, ASM1490517v1, whole genome shotgun sequence genomic region harbors:
- the LOC122857760 gene encoding probable serine/threonine-protein kinase DDB_G0282963 isoform X10, producing the protein MSTQSGITSKGEKGKSKFQSLDINSLYRVSRGETLEQHQQKSTLPRKHGMQSLGKVPSARRPPANLPSLKSEFNNTDPAVCLVPTGGSGWATTKETTTTTSTTTTTTTDPVVQSDNIQQKSHQQQCLTTPITTQEPTLPTQQQNSSADCGNKSSWSAIMTRPGEEGSWIQGGSRTAGGSGNGNTQVAQALPTQSSSTTPSTTQLETERVNSVQSSGIISAQPNQNQQQQQNSNQQNQQNLHHYRGLIPPFMYRGNFPPGGFPSQFPSNMSNSGPRPPRFNNNSNNNISNNNNNNDRQQGGQQRPLPLEEEIISRPIIKEEELSRMDEISHDAGWATHDDIDYNQKLAFSDDDGEGDTLMIIHKKEGNNINKKNTLSSSSSSSPPPPQQQQTTKDDVKQLEITRISTIEDNNKEIRPKDNSGHRSWYQERTVGQRDYRSNGPSSSNHNYNNNINNNNNSSSSINNSSNQSRQSLISTTISTNTATGTTNTSSIAASTTATATTTTSTTRGVEEEEVWTQRRREQGEKVASAVERARQRKEEEEKRYQESTKQAAERKLRDFEQKLKDNKIINNNNNNKLKDDDTNNVAVEISKNNNIINIQPVSSSIPLPEWERDTSDRSRTPSESKDDNNKNENYSRGNYRQDNVTRAERERDRDQRETRDRERDQREQPAFSRHFQSNLPPRFQKQQAERGVSSHFNNRMSPNSDRSISAGSSSTQYSQQYETSNSRWSSSKQSHSLPVGQRGPRIRADSELSNSHDDDNNISRSRDHPPLRRDDRYRHHGSFDSRKSYHDDGYNRNYKDDYDTDVRHSRDVWERERNFYDERNRENYRDNRDGRDTRDNRDNRDNRDTRDTRDKDYDSYNKSYRDERSVDNDWTREQQLERPQRTDSRDSRISKTRDDDNNKSTSWSHEPLSDYDDKREFNRDRRQPPGPITREKLQAAEDAQKDKRTSLIQLKRGGTTIIEHDDNNDSSKETSIPTATSTSSSSTTTTTTTNIVINKDDVWTRKTSDVELKSTAWADDSSPTFEKDDQDAADGDIDDNNDHQDDNNIDEDNEKIDKTIKYDIAELKKSIEKLNIDDSQIGNDNNHEIIDDIKDENFKDDKRDKNTRNRTNSGGSSRGASTLSSRGVSNRNWNSATNSYNMYASTRGAGWRGPESRGGRRGGSGSGSGGSGGSRMMMGRPGSAKSNASGSYPIHTDSEMSGDEMSASTEFGKEDISKKNIDSTTKIIIIDKDERNRENISRKNDDKRNNDTSYTRNDKIRTTNNYDNRREGFAPSGEPSRRGRGGFRVRGATVTGSRMEGYGPPPSKSPFSTEHTSSRSTTDDKQNTDLNETTITTNLTSETTDDKIIAKQQALNAGLTSKRGKSPINKQTNDMKNQIKKDVTKRNVRDNRRVTNTSKQTEGNEEWETTSENSEEHVDTHDKSSLHNNKGYNNNNNNQRGPCNNNSRRNTDSTRNDKSKPLVNNPQRVGQTTTSTTTTTTTSTTDNNKKNPVFNQQRPMQSQSQNGRLRNSSALSSSSSSRFDNKTSNVNMKEITVSQVDEIKLNDPNIVDQSIKDIKNKSLGKTTKSDVDYRDQANNCQSTDSSDDKTVDTDGFQEVRSKKNIKESRGQKDTTVETTKSLTHQRKDGKNDKDRERDRSKSKSNGPQATPTAVSTASVATTVAASATAAATTTTTSSTTAAVSLTTSSSSTSSSSSSSSVTQTQQNIPPLLGQTISQPPNMNQKQFDRNATRQKLPPRFQKQRLAKQQPSDSNTVESSNNKISNTSNFVKESSGSGPAPPPAINAWDKPFTSQIRENSPGLTGDVQLIPGITGQEHEQLNSAVGNQRNSPNAADKTRTTINKETDKNTSDNASSPPVQTLIFENTNYSKTTKTSTNIVNQTTSDIAVKSKFNQNHMKQYKRCTDSDDDQINSLHSQHSHHQQQQQQQQQQHQQQQQQHQQQQQHHQQQQQQQQQQQQQQHHHHHHHHHNQQQQAMAAAFSNKTNELVNDNNKNQQQQEPIQMPISSFNKTDDSADMKLDFDFNSDLSQLTDDKTKSLTMPRSIHMSGSGHSTISPSTADLNLKIASVKKVWESATMPTVVEHEDGNVVSSGGNNNTFTQSFENQDVDDNYNPHQQYNQSGMKNDITTSTNACKLVPPQIKPQQQSSGVQVTGSTVQGPSSIGPPGQSPIGHPPASGLQGPLSPPPFNTGQPSHINYQEFPQYPGSQAAQYGSMSAIPSPPAVLFNTGSGQLPAQASGLYGAFQLDQSRSPFTQYPPYGPSLQNSFNPQNLYLQHNPPPPPPPHAQNQQTPDMYQNNLSQYRINLSQPTAAPPPFGQNQQLSNNPNTVLMSSNSNSLMSASVKPASQQIGAIGTKAPHYQTQSAPQSNQVTYIPYDPNQVLGGNYMGNSALVQRPGPSVQPSANSYYSATSAGKPNIPLYVFPGSQTGFYQPGGGAQQTSTYHGLQGFNQHNQSLATGSATPVGLQNFSSQFLSNSNMQIAAAAVQQYRNPSASGGGSSSSSSSTSSLPAPANAAATFLNKHQQQEQPRQLKSPSGNQQDVLASVFSSAPQISSPKSRNCKQQSQSPHQQQQQQQQQQQQQQQQQQSSNQHHKYQHYPGVSQSALVGNYNNYVLQQNVRGMGMPRGGAIQPSQQRYPPPIQRPVVPFPQGPNNQQQQNCMPNQQQSQQQQHQQHQQQQQNQINRPRPNMHQQRNMKMQQQYYSGQGQCRNGNVKMDSNDKNDNHNDKIVDQASGNKNVTQENDSKEEVNQQNE; encoded by the exons ATGTCGACTCAGTCAGGGATAACGTCGAAGGGGGAGAAAGGAAAATCAAAATTTCAATCATTAGACATAAATAGTTTGTATCGTGTTAGTAGAGGTGAAACATTggaacaacatcaacaaaaaagtACATTACCACGTAAACATGGCATGCAAAGTTTGGGAAAGGTGCCATCGGCACGTCGGCCACCAGCAAATTTACCAAGTTTAAaaagtgaatttaataatactgatCCAGCTGTTTGTCTAGTACCAACCGGTGGTAGTGGCTGGGCAACAACaaaagaaacaacaacaacaacatcaacaacaactacaacaacaacagatcCAGTTGTTCAATCAgataat aTTCAACAAAAATCCCATCAACAACAATGTCTAACAACGCCAATTACAACACAAGAACCAACACTACCAACtcaacaacaaaattcatCTGCAGATTGTGGAAACAAATCATCATGGAGTGCAATTATGACACGACCAGGAGaag AAGGAAGTTGGATACAAGGTGGCAGTCGTACAGCAGGTGGTTCAGGAAATGGGAATACTCAGGTGGCCCAGGCCCTCCCAACACAATCATCCTCGACAACCCCATCAACAACACAATTAGAAACAGAACGAGTAAATTCGGTCCAATCGTCTGGCATTATTTCAGCCCAACCAAaccaaaatcaacaacaacaacaaaattcaaatcaacaaaatcaacaaaatcttCATCATTATCGTGGTTTGATACCACCATTTATGTACAGAGGGAATTTTCCACCAGGTGGTTTTCCCTCGCAATTTCCATCTAACATGAGTAACAGTGGACCACGTCCACCtcgttttaataataatagtaataataatattagtaataataataataataatgaccgTCAACAAGGTGGACAACAACGTCCATTACCTCTTGAAGAGGAAATAATATCACGTCcaataataaaagaagaagaattaTCAAGAATGGACGAAATATCACATGATGCTGGATGGGCAACAcatgatgatattgattatAATCAAAAGTTGGCATtcagtgatgatgatggtgaggGAGATACACTAAtgattatacataaaaaagaaggtaataatattaataaaaaaaatacattatcatcatcctcatcatcatcaccaccaccacctcaacaacaacaaaccaCAAAAGATGATGttaaacaattagaaataacaagaatatcaacaattgaagataataataaagaaatacgGCCTAAAGATAATAGTGGTCATAGATCTTGGTATCAAGAACGTACTGTTGGACAACGTGATTATCGTTCAAATGGTCCATCATCAAGTAaccataattataataataatattaataataataataatagtagtagtagtattaataatagtagtaaTCAATCACGTCAATCACTTATTTCTACTACTATATCTACTAATACTGCCACTGGTACTACAAATACTTCTTCTATAGCTGCTAGTACAACAGCTACagctacaacaacaacatcaacaacaagaggtgttgaagaagaagaagtatGGACACAACGACGTCGTGAACAAGGTGAAAAAGTTGCATCGGCTGTTGAACGTGCACGTCAAcgtaaagaagaagaagaaaaacgtTATCAAGAATCAACAAAACAAGCTGCTGAACGTAAATTACGTGattttgaacaaaaattaaaagataataaaattattaataataataataataataaattaaaagatgatgatacaaataatgttgctgttgaaattagtaaaaataataatattataaatattcagccggtatcatcatcaataccaTTACCAGAATGGGAACGTGATACTTCTGATAGATCACGTACACCATCAGAAAgtaaagatgataataataaaaatgaaaattattcacGTGGTAATTATAGACAAGATAATGTAACACGTGCTGAAAGAGAACGTGATCGTGATCAACGTGAAACACGTGATCGTGAAAGAGATCAACGTGAACAACCAGCATTTTCACGTCATTTTCAAAGTAATTTACCACCAAGATTTCAAAAACAACAAGCTGAACGTGGTGTATCAAGTCATTTTAATAATCGCATGTCACCAAATTCAGATAGATCAATATCAGCTGGATCATCATCAACACAATATTCACAACAATATGAAACATCAAATAGTAGATGGTCATCTTCAAAACAATCGCATTCCTTGCCAGTTGGTCAACGTGGTCCACGTATACGAGCTGATTCTGAATTATCAAATtctcatgatgatgataataatatttcacgtTCACGTGATCATCCTCCATTACGTCGTGATGATAGATATCGTCATCATGGTTCATTTGATTCACGTAAATCATATCATGATGATGGATATAATAGAAATTACAAAGATGATTATGATACAGATGTAAGACATTCACGTGATGTTTGGGAAAgagaaagaaatttttatgatgaacGTAATAGAGAAAATTATCGTGATAATCGTGATGGACGTGATACACGTGACAACCGTGATAATCGTGATAATCGTGATACACGTGACACACGTGATAAAGATTATGATtcatataataaatcatatcGTGATGAACGTTCAGTAGATAATGATTGGACTCGTGAACAACAATTAGAACGTCCACAACGAACAGATTCACGTGATTCACGTATATCAAAAACAcgagatgatgataataataaatcaacatcTTGGTCACATGAACCATTGTctgattatgatgataaacGTGAATTTAATCGTGACAGACGTCAACCACCTGGTCCAATAACACGTGAAAAATTACAAGCTGCTGAGGATGCACAAAAAGATAAACGTACATcattaatacaattaaaacGTGGTGGTACAACAATTATTGAAcacgatgataataatgattcatcaaaaGAAACATCAATACCAAcagcaacatcaacatcatcatcatcaacaacaacaacaacaacaacaaatattgttattaataaagatGATGTTTGGACACGTAAAACAAGtgatgttgaattaaaatcaACAGCTTGGGCTGATGATTCATCACCAACATTTGAAAAAGATGATCAAGATGCTGCTGATggtgatattgatgataataatgatcatcaagatgataataatattgatgaagataatgaaaaaattgataaaacaattaaatatgataTTGCTGAActgaaaaaaagtattgaaaaattaaatattgatgattcacaaattggtaatgataataatcatgaaattattgatgatattaaagatgaaaattttaaagatgataaacgtgataaaaatacaagaaatcgTACAAATAGTGGTGGTTCATCACGTGGTGCTTCAACATTATCATCTCGTGGTGTTAGTAATAGAAATTGGAATAGTGCTACAAACAGTTACAATATGTATGCATCAACACGTGGTGCTGGCTGGCGTGGACCAGAATCACGTGGGGGTAGACGTGGTGGTAGTGGTAGTGGTAGCGGTGGTAGTGGTGGCTCACGAATGATGATGGGTCGTCCAGGTTCAGCTAAAAGTAATGCAAGTGGATCATATCCAATTCATACTGATTCAGAAATGAGTGGTGATGAAATGTCTGCTTCAACTGAATTTGGTAAAGAAgatattagtaaaaaaaatattgattcaacaacaaaaattattattattgataaagacGAAAGAAATCgtgaaaatatatcaagaaaaaatgatgataaacgtAATAATGATACGTCATATACaagaaatgataaaatacgtacaacaaataattatgataatcgTAGAGAAGGTTTTGCACCATCTGGTGAACCATCACGTCGTGGACGTGGGGGGTTTCGTGTACGTGGAGCAACAGTAACTGGCAGCAGAATGGAAGGATATGGACCACCACCAAGTAAAAGTCCATTTTCAACAGAACATACATCATCACGTTCAACAACagatgataaacaaaatactgatttaaatgaaacaacaataacaacaaatttaacaagtgaaacaactgatgataaaattatagcTAAACAACAAGCATTAAATGCTGGTTTAACTAGTAAACGTGGTAAATcaccaataaataaacaaacaaatgatatgaaaaatcaaattaaaaaagatgtAACTAAAAGAAATGTACGTGATAATCGTCGTGTTACAAATACATCTAAACAAACAGAAGGCAATGAAGAATGGGAAACAACATCAGAAAATAGTGAAGAACATGTTGATACTCATGATAAATCTtcattacataataataaaggatataataataataataataatcaacgtGGCCcatgcaataataattcacgTAGAAATACAGATAGTACAAGAAATGACAAGTCAAAGCCATTAGTTAATAATCCACAAAGAGTAGGACAAACAACAACatcgacaacaacaacaacaacaacatcaacaacagataataataaaaaaaatccagtaTTTAATCAACAACGACCAATGCAAAGTCAAAGTCAAAATGGAAGACTGAGAAATTCTTCTGCAttgtcatcgtcatcatcatcaagatttgataataaaacaagtaaTGTTAATATGAAAGAAATAACAGTTTCTCAAGTTGAtgagattaaattaaatgatccaaatattgttgatcaatcaataaaagatattaaaaataaatcattaggaaaaacaacaaaatctGATGTTGATTATAGAGATCAAGCAAATAATTGTCAATCAACTGATTCATCAGATGATAAAACTGTTGATACTGATGGTTTTCAAGAAGtgagatcaaaaaaaaatattaaagaatcACGTGGACAAAAAGATACAACTGTTGAAACAACAAAATCTTTGACCCATCAACGTAAAGAtggtaaaaatgataaagatcGAGAACGTGATCGTTCAAAGTCTAAATCAAATGGTCCACAAGCAACACCAACAGCAGTATCAACAGCATCAGTTGCAACCACAGTAGCAGCttcagcaacagcagcagcaacaacaacaacgacatcATCAACCACAGCAGCAGTCTCATTGACAACATCGTCATCATCgacgtcatcatcatcatcgtcatcctCAGTAACACAGACTCAACAAAATATACCTCCTTTACTTGGTCAAACAATATCTCAACCACCTAATATGaatcaaaaacaatttgatCGTAATGCTACACGTCAAAAATTACCACCAAGATTCCAAAAACAAAGATTGGCAAAGCAACAACCATCAGACAGTAATACTGTTGAatcttcaaataataaaattagtaatACAAGTAATTTTGTTAAAGAATCAAGTGGAAGTGGTCCAGCACCACCACCAGCAATTAATGCGTGGGACAAACCATTTACAAGTCAAATACGTGAAAATTCACCAGGTTTAACTGGCGATGTGCAACTTATTCCTGGTATCACTGGACAAGAACatgaacaattaaattcaGCTGTTGGTAATCAAAGAAATTCACCAAATGCTGCTGATAAAACaagaacaacaataaataaagaaacagataaaaatacaagtgatAATGCATCATCACCACCAGTTCAAAcacttatttttgaaaatacaaattattcaaaaacaacaaaaacatcGACAAATATTGTTAATCAAACAACATCAGATATTGCTGttaaatctaaatttaatcaaaatcaTATGAAACAATATAAACGTTGTACTGATAGCGATGATGATCAAATAAATAGTCTTCATTCGCAACATTcccatcatcaacaacaacaacaacaacaacagcagcaacatcaacaacaacagcaacaacatcagcaacaacaacaacaccatcaacagcagcagcaacaacaacaacaacaacaacaacagcaacatcatcatcatcaccatcatcatcataatcagcAACAACAAGCAATGGCTGCtgcattttcaaataaaacaaatgaattggtcaatgataataataaaaatcaacaacaacaagaaccAATACAAATGccaatttcatcatttaataaaacagATGATAGTGCTGATATGAAActtgattttgattttaactctgatttatcacaattaactgatgataaaacaaaaagtttAACTATGCCACGTTCAATTCATATGAGTGGTAGTGGTCACAGTACAATATCACCATCAACTgctgatttaaatttaaaaatagcatCTGTTAAAAAAGTATGGGAATCAGCAACAATGCCAACAGTTGTTGAACATGAAGATGGTAATGTTGTAAGTAGtggtggtaataataatacatttactCAAAGTTTTGAAAATCAAGATGtcgatgataattataatccacatcaacaatataatcAAAGTGGTATGAAAAATGAcataacaacatcaacaaatgcATGTAAACTTGTTCCACCACAAATTAaaccacaacaacaatcaTCTGGTGTACAAGTTACTGGTTCAACAGTACAAGGACCAAGTTCAATTGGTCCACCAGGACAAAGTCCAATTGGTCATCCACCAGCAAGTGGTTTACAGGGACCACTTAGTCCACCTCCATTTAATACTGGTCAACCATctcatattaattatcaagaattTCCACAATATCCTGGTTCACAGGCAGCTCAATATGGCAGTATGTCTGCAATTCCATCACCACCAGctgtattatttaatactgGATCTGGTCAATTACCAGCTCAAGCAAGTGGTTTATATGGTGCATTCCAATTGGATCAAAGTAGATCTCCATTTACTCAATATCCACCATATGGTCCATCAttacaaaattcatttaatccACAAAATCTTTATCTTCAACACAatccaccacctccaccaccaccacatgCACAAAATCAACAAACTCCTGATatgtatcaaaataatttatcacaatatCGTATCAATTTATCACAACCAACAGCAGCACCACCACCATTTGgacaaaatcaacaattgaGTAATAATCCAAATACTGTGCTAATGAGCTCAAATTCAAATTCACTTATGTCAGCAAGTGTTAAACCAGCATCACAACAAATTGGTGCAATTGGTACTAAAGCACCACATTATCAAACTCAATCAGCACCACAATCAAATCAG gtaaCATATATACCTTATGATCCAAATCAAGTACTTGGTGGTAATTACATGGGTAATTCGGCACTTGTGCAGAGACCAGGACCAAGTGTACAACCATCGGCAAACAGCTATTATAGCGCCACGTCCGCCGGTAAACCTAACATACCTCTGT aTGTTTTTCCGGGTTCACAAACTGGTTTTTACCAGCCAGGTGGTGGTGCACAACAAACTAGTACCTATCATGGTCTTCAAGGATTCAATCAACATAATCAAAGTTTAGCAACTGGAAGTGCAACACCAGTTGGTTTGCAAAACTTTAGTtcacaatttttatcaaattcaaataTGCAAATAGCAGCAGCTGCTGTACAACAATATCGTAATCCAAGTGctagtggtggtggtagtagtAGTAGCAGTAGTAGTACGAGTAGTTTACCAGCACCAGCAAATGCTGCAGCAACATTTCTCAataaacatcaacaacaagaaCAACCAAGACAATTAAAAAGTCCATCTGGTAATCAACAAGATGTTCTTGCTTCTGTCTTTAGTTCAGCCCCACAAATATCATCACCAAAATCACGTAATTGCAAACAACAATCGCAATCAccacatcaacaacaacaacaacaacagcagcagcaacaacaacagcagcaacaacaacaatcgtCAAATCAACATCATAAATATCAACATTATCCCGGTGTTAGTCAGTCTGCTTTGGTAGGCAACTACAATAATTac gTATTACAACAAAACGTTAGAGGTATGGGTATGCCACGTGGTGGTGCTATTCAACCATCCCAACAACGCTATCCACCTCCAATTCAACGACCAGTTGTACCATTTCCACAAGGGCCAAACAATCAACAGCAACAAAATTGTATGCCCAATCAACAACAAtcacaacagcaacaacatcagcaacatcaacaacaacaacaaaatcaaataaatcgtCCCAGGCCAAATATGCATCAACAAAGAAATATGAAAAtgcaacaacaatattattctGGACAAGGTCAGTGTCGCAATG GTAATGTGAAGATGgattcaaatgataaaaatgataatcacaatgataaaattgttgatcaagcAAGTGGCAACAAAAATGTAACACAAGAAAATGACTCGAAGGAAGAAGTTAATCAGCAAAatgagtaa